Sequence from the Sciurus carolinensis chromosome 1, mSciCar1.2, whole genome shotgun sequence genome:
ATTTTTACATTTAAGTAACAAACTgacatttttccccacatgcatTGGTCACTTATTTTAAATGGGTTAACTCAGGAGGACCTGATTTTTCCAAATCCTTTACAGGAGTAAATGGGTATATATAGATGTATGGTCATTTCTAGCCATCAGGAAATAAATGAGTTGTTTTTATTGAGCCAAACAATAAAGGTTTACATCAAATGATTCCTTTTTCAATGAAATACTTGTGCTATCACAGaatcatagaaaaaataatagtgCAACTTTTACCTTACCACAACCAAATAACAGGCCTTTTCTTATtggcaggaaaaagaaattctttacgGAATATCTTAAACCATCTGAAAGTCAGATAAATGTAATTTGTTGTGCCAAATTGTTACTTGACCAACACTGTTGGATTTGAGCTGTAATAGATCAAGGTACATCTAATTGAGCAAATGCTTATGTGTTTTGTTGACATCCAGTTTTTTAAGAGTTATGTCCACAGAGCACATGATATTCTTGGCAGGATTTTTTTAGTTACCCTCTTTCCCAACAATAGCCTAGGTGTAATCAAACCTGTTGAATTCTGTTATCCTTATTTTTCTAtccaattttgtgtgtgtgtgtgtgtgtgtgtgtgtgtgtgtgtgtgtgtgttgttgttgttgttgttattgggaGAGATTATAGCTAGAAAGTATTACCACGAATATAAGAATAAAGTGGTACAAACGTGGTAACAATCCATGtgagaagcaaataaaaagatgtaATAGATGATGATCCTGACCTTCACAGTTACAAGGAGTCTCTCTCTTAATAAATCTTTAGtaaatctattttctaatttGAACATAGTTTAAACTTTTTGTTGTATAAAATTCCAAACATATACAAGTAAAGAGAAAAGTGTAATTAATTACTGTTAccattgtcattctttttttggtagcagggattgaacccaggggtgcttaaccattgaaccatatCCCTAGAACTTCTTGAGACAGGACTGGCTTTggacttttgatcctcctgcctcggctttctgaattgctgggattataggcgtgtgctgCTGTGCCTGTGCCTGActtgtcatttttgtttcatcTGTTGTCATACTTGAAAGCAAAGCTTGGACATCATAGCATTTCATTTGTAAGTCCTGCAGTATGTGTTTCtaacagacattttttaaaaattagccatAATAACAAGTGAAATGTTTATGATctctttatgaatttatttttgtttttttctaaagtaGTTTAATAAGCTTATTATAGactaaatgaactttttaaaatactttttttagatgttgatagacgtttattttttgttcatttattcatatgtggtgctgagaattgaaaccggtgcctcacacttgccaggcaagtgctttcccactgagccacaaccccagccctagattgATGGAACTTTTTAacctaaaattttgtttctaggATTAGCTTGACTAGTCAGACCGAGTAAATATCTACTCTTCCCTTTGAGACATGGGAACCATGTTATTCATGTTTCCGAAACTAGGTTATTATATTATGTTAGGTCTTTCCTTAGAGCTCATttcctaatttttgttttgttttgttttgttttgtttttgttggtggaTCCTGTGATCTTCATTTttggaataatgtttttaagtacataaaataaaattcataggctagcaaaagaaataaattatgttgacttaatatcaaaatattaaagttGTAATGTTTCTTTATTAGTGAATTAAATAAGATATAGCCTCAGAggtaaaaaaagaatattttctaaatatattacaACAAAACATTTTGAGATATTTGCAATagttttgatataaaaatatgtgatttttattcatgATAAAGTCTATGTACTGCTAAACACTGCTGTGATTATTAGTTTCTTACATTCAATTTAAGGAAGCACAAACTTCATCTGATTGTTAGTGAAAATTAAGgaactttttttcccatttaaatgtTTGATCACTATTTTAGAGaatattggtttttgttttcagttttagtgTTCATAGATGCCTCATAATAATGCCACACACTCTGCTATTTTGATTTTTGCTCTAGATATACCACTCTTTTATCTTAATTGGTTCTAGTTTAACTAGTCAAATTCTTGAGTTGAGAGCTGTTtcctaacattttaatataaccACTCAGGAGTTTTTAGGGGCTTGCCTTTGAAGGTGCCTTGAATGTGTGGAGTCCCAGAGGAAAGGAGTAAAGTTCCAGAAACAGCAGACTGAAAAGAGCAGTTTTGTTCAACTCTCCTaagaatttaaagtattttacatgttattttcttaaagtaATGTGATAAGTGCTACCTAagaccaagtttttaaaaatatatgcatatgtttaAAACATAATGGATCATAAAATCATTCAAATACAGTGTCAGAATTGATTAAAACTACATGAAGgacctggggctgtagctcagtggtgctcTGAGAGCAGAGCGCttcgcttgcctagcatatgtgaggcactgggtttgatccttagcacctataaaaacaacaaacaaaataaagacatgctatctacctacaactacaaaaaatgtttaaaaaaatacatgaagtagATTTGGCAGGTCATTATTATTCTTATGTTTTGGATGTATAAACTGAGCTGGTTGTTTATTTGAAGATGAACAGTAACAACTTTACATCTTTAAGATTGTAGTTTATTGCTCTTTCAAATAAACCTTATTTATGAGCTATTTTATTGTTCTTAGGGCTAAACACATGAATTTAGAAAAACATCTTTTATGTTTTAGGTAGAATCcttaattacattttatattttctaaaatgttgatATCTCATCTAACAAAGGCTTATTATGGGAGATTATTATTCTACTTTCATGACCTTGAACTACACATTTTGCACCAATTGAGTAATTTTACCCTAGATGGTTGGTGCTGAGAATACTTTGGACTTTGATAAAAATGCCAATTGATCCCTTTCTTGGTAGTTTTGAAAACGACAGTGTTGGATAATAACTCAGTAGTACATGCATAAATGCAATGCTTGTTGTTATTAGTGAtgggaaaatacaaaaggaaatttaattatCCTGTAACAGAAGGGagaatatataattatacaaacttGGAAtaggttgtcttttttttttttttttttttggtaccagggtttgaacccagaggcacttaatcactgagccacatccccagcccttttttatattttaattagagatagggtcttgttgaATTGCTTACTGctgtgctaagttgctgaggctggctttgaactctcaatcctcctgcctcagcctcctgagctactgtgATGGGATAAGGTTTGTAAAagaggtattcaataaatattggttaatgaatacatttttgatGAGTGAATGAGTAAATTGTTTACCTTGAGTTATGTTattggaaataaaaagacaagcatGAAAACAGGTTGATTGTAggatgagaaaatatataaatagattatAAAAGATGACCCTGCAATGAGAAATATGTATACTTGTTCTCAGAATTCATTCTGTTTCAGAGTAAACTTTTCGTATAGAAATTTCTAGTAATTCACTAAAACCAACCATGCTTTTggagtttttattactatttttcagaatttttattaagatttttcagatttacttttctgccttttcttctctTAATAAGTACCATTAGGTGACACTAATGCTTCACAGTTGTAGAGGAAGGAACCACCCTTTACGTGGATatttgtgaaagaaataaaattatttgcccCTTAAAGTATAAATTAGACCTACCCAATCAGAAAGAAGTGGTGAGTCATTCAAGATGAATGGAATGCATTAGGAAAGTTTAGAGGGGAGGTTTAAAAGCAGAACATTTTAATTAGAGCAGAGGGTTTATGTTGGGGAAAGGTTGTTAAAGAGGTAATTGATGTCCGATTACCCCAAGAATACTTGGAAggaatttgtattttgttatatGGGTTTGTATCTTCTAATTGGGATCTATGTTCTTATATAGGATCTGcaagtcaataaaataaaagtgattcaTCTTGTAGGAgcatcacattttaaaagatgttagAGGAAagtaactttttattgaaaatagATTTGTGGAGTATAAGACACAATTCATTTGCAAGTTTAAGATAAGACCCTAATAAGATATAAGGTAAAATCCTCATAGATTtcttttatggtttgaatatgaggactgactgggtggtaattatAGGAATGTGGAGCAGGGCTGGAGGATGCACTGGGTGCATGcgctggaagggtgcatcttccctgttaCCTTTCCccgtctctctctctttttctcattgcttcctggctgccaggcagGGAGCAGCTTCCTTCCACTGTACCCTTCTCCCATGATGCAATACCTCACCTTGGgctccattcaaactaggatgtaTTGATttgattacagctctcataattaaTCATTTACATCTGAgaattcctgcattaacaggagctttgagGGGCACCTCTTACCCAAACCAGAACAGGATCTTATTAAGATCTTACTTTAAATCCTAGGAGTCCAAGATTTAAATCTGAGGCAACCCACCTtggagcaatggagtcggccatctataagctgagacctctgaaaccctgagcccctaataggcttttctttctctgagtgttcttgttgggtattttggtcacagcagtgaaaaagctgactaaaacagattcCAAAAGAAATTTATGCTTATAGCAAGTCATTTTATCCTGTAACTACAGAACTTTTAAGGACATGTTTTTATTATCCTCAGCTGTTGTACTTCTTCAGTAGACGAGCTTGAAAAACACAAGTCAGATTAGTTtgcttttatacatttgtttTAGGAAGATTCAGGGAGAGAGACAAAATTAGGAGGTCAGGAACAACTATTTAGATAATTTAGGACTCAGAATAAGGACAATCCTTGAGAAAAAAGTTTTTATCAGTTAAGAGACATTTCCATAGAAGGTTGTATTGGACTTGGTGGCTTATGGCATATATTGTTTACAAAGTTAAGTGAAAAGCCCTAGGAGCATGGTAGAAATATTAATGGATATAAAGAAGTTAGgaggatgggctggggttgtggctcagtggtagcatgcttgcctagcactcatgatgccctgggttcaatcctcagcatcacataaaaatagaataaaggtattgggtcacctataactaaaaaatatatttaaaaaaaaaaagaagttaggagGAGAGTGTGAAGTgtacaaaggaagaaaggaagagagaaagggttGAAAGGGATCACAGAGACAGTGAAGGACTGGTGTATTTATTTGATATGTTGAATTTGAGGAGACTATAGACTATCAAAGGGAGAAATAGCAGGTAGACAATGTAAGAAGGGGAACTGAAAAGAGACCTGGTATGAGCATGTAGATTTTGAAGTTTATTCATGGAAGATAGATGAATCCATGAGGGTAGATAGAATTGTCTGAGTACTGGAATAGAAAAGATGACTAAAGGTTGTGTGTTGGTCCACAGTACTAAATAGAAGGAAGGAGTAGGGTTTACAAAGATGGATCCAGGAAAAGGACAGTCAATGGAGTGTATAGTGATATTCTGGAAGCAAAATGAaggttaaaataacaaaaagaggATATTGCTATTGGTAAGTTTTAGATATTATCAAAGGTAAAGTAGGCTGAGAAAGTCCATTAGGTTAGATAGCTATTTGTGGTGAGATTCAAACCCTTTTGGCAAAGTAGTGAGGATAGAAGGACATCATTTTATGAACCATAATGAAGaaactcctttctctttctctaccaTAATTGTCTCTCAATCCTagctttatatgaaaaaaaaaaatccaatttagtACTCCTAAAATGAACAGAGTGAAGTATACtatataagaattaaaaaacaaacaaacaaacaaaaccaaaaggaaaactGAGGAAGCAACTGACATATTatataatgctttatttttcatttgaaagctTTCCATTTTGGTGGGGAGGCCATTTTGGTATTCTGGCTCTAAAAACCATGTAAATATTGATAGCTTGGGCTGCAGCTCTGAAAATTGTAGCCTGTGCTTtcctttattatgtatttttttggaGGCAAATATTTATGTAGGATCCACATACATATAGCTTTTACTATGtgacatataaaaatatgacatttattgaataattttaaacatataatgcTGAATATTGACCATGCTAAATCGCTATATAACTTAGGTGCCATCTCCTTTGAAAACTGAGTTTAAttcaaaattttacttcttggtagttttttttttaaaaacactttatctaaaaataaatactgaCAAGTGAAATTATGATAAGAAATGTATCTAATAATCCTTGGAGatttagattttaaataatttaaatgagaaatgtcTTAATCCTATGTTTATTATAATGTcaataaaaaactacaaaaatttaaatttatataattaaggGACTGagtctttatttattaaattttaaacatatatacatgctTGTCATGCTGTTTTAACATTCCATGATATTATGAATGTTAATTCAGCTTAAAATCTGCACAACCATATTAGGCTCATAGCATGTCCGGGGggaatacattattattaaacttTAACTTAATGGCTTAAAGGCATTCTTTCTTATTGTGTTCTGACAAAATCCTCATGAAATTATTGGTTTTTACAGTATTgagtattaaaatatatgaaatgcatATGGTATGGATaagttaacaaatattttaaggtaCAATGATAGTTGATGTTAAAGTCAATATGACTTAGTTATCATTACTACTGCATTTGTAAAAGACATTGAGCCTATTTTAATGCAGTATTTCATCTTGGTTAAGTAAACCATATCAAACCTCCAAGGTATTTTGTAGCAAAATAAAGCATcagttttaaaattcacattacGGATTTTCACATGTACTGAGACTGaactttagttttaaaattaacagTATTATATTTAAGAACtcttatcagttttttttttgtatttattcatgtttagaattttaaaaagaaagctacTTTTTTTAATTGGGGAAATTGTGAAATTAACCTATgacttttataattaatttaaaaatactatttaaaaattcatccatTAGTTATAATTTAGATTTGATCATCTAAATTTTATTCCCACATcacaaaatatatgaacaaaCAGCACCATAAGAATTTTGGTTGAGAAAAGTAAATGTTATTCTTTGAGGTGATGTGATGATGTTTAGTTTAAATTGATAgtgactttaaaatgaaaaatttctgaaGGTTTCCATTAAGAATTTAATACCAGATTATTAAACCACAGTAATGagtttaaagtttaatttattgactttttgatttgcttttgttCATTCAAAGCTTTCTAAATCTACTGGATGGATTAACATTTTGGTTGATTTGATAGAGTATAACCTTCCATTTTCAGACCTCCAGCatattcctcttctcttctctggcTTAGATTTTGCTCTTGGTTTATTATATTTGCCATTTAGGTTGTTTTCTCCACATACATCATGCCACCACCAGCctcctaaagaaaataaataaggaatttaACGGATACAAACATGTGTAGGCTGGTATTATATTTCTCCATATATGGATCTTAATTTCTTATAAACATTACATTTTGTAGATGCATGTATCctgattttaaataatgtgtATAACTTTCATTATAACACCCTCCTAAGATATTAGAGGTACACTACCTAGTTGAATTAGAATGAATACTTTTTTCTTGGTAATGGTTTAAATTTGAAAGAGTTATGACATCATAGATAATAACTAAAACCACAGGAAGATATTTTGAAGGTGTGAAAAGAAAGTATTGGTATTAGAAAAATGATACCTGAATAAATTTCTGGACAGTTGAAGTGTCCTTTTGCTTTGTGATCCCATGTAGAAAACATCAAATCCTTGTGTTCCGGGAGGGACTTGGGGATATTGCCAGCAATCTCAACTAGATGTAGTGTATAGTTGGTTTCAAGATTTCCCAAGTGAAAAGAATACTCAATATAATGCTTGTTGTCTTTCCAGTCTTCTAGCtcaatttgtaaaatataattagattttttcactatggaatatattttttctaggCCCAACCAAAATTCTCCTGaaaagaagagttttaaaaatctgtgagtTGATTATGCCctgacagatttttttaaagagcattaACTGGTGTTACTGAGTGGTTTTAGTCCTGAATTCCATTTTTTAGAGTCtttcaaagtatttcttttaaaaaccattttattaATAGTTTGTATACAAAACATGTTAAAACATTAATAGATCTGCTTAAAATTTGGTTATCCTTTCTAAAATGGATATTGCCAGATGTTTACATACTACACATATGAGACTATTCTATAATAGTCTAATAATTTTTAGGTTTGGTCATTGGTAGAATAGTATCTTACTTCTAAATTGTTACACCAGCTTTCCTATCAGCTCTTTATCAATGCCCACATAGTCAAGAGGCTTGTTAAAGTATTCCTGGATTTGGATAATATGATGCCATTTTTCTCAGATATAAACTGGACCTGTGGTAtttgcttgataaatattttctatagaaaaaaagaacatttctctctctcttcctcttttcctctccctctctctcttttggtggtactggagattgaacccaggacacatATCTTTTCTGtgtaattaaaaatagatatttttatttggaatttaaaatgtagcttaaatattaatagattattctttatttatcacaatacttattaaattttttaatttaaaaagtccaTGGTTTCTTATTGGTATTGAGTTAGTAGAAAACTTCATTTAAGCATTGTAAGTACAAGTACAAATGGCTTACTTTCTCATCAGAAATTAGCATTCTGGACCTAACCGTCAGTATTTACTTTTGGGTTACACTCACTCTTTGAGGAGTTGGAGCTACAAAAACATATCACTGAATATACCTTCTAGTCAGGGATTTAATTGGCACTTTgaatgtgaaaaattttaaatggtcaAATTGTActgagtatttaaaaatttgatataataatatttattttccactttcttttttttttttttttttttttttttcatttttggtactgaggattgaactcaggagcacttaaccactgagccacattcctagctctttttctgttttatttagagatagagtctcactgagttgcttagggcctcactaagttgctgagagtggctttgaactcaccatcatcctgcctcagcctcctgagccactgggattacagtcatgcatcactgtgcctggcttgttttcCACTTAGTAAGTAGGCACTTACATATGATTCATAGATTTTTATAGTGCGCTTTTAGGATTTGTAACATCTgttacttttgcttattttatattgttttgtgcCAAAATAGAATAATTCATATTAACTAAATCAATTTAAATCACATTCCATAGTATATAATATTTAAGTAGAATTTTAAGATTCATACTGAATATCTGACAGTTTCTTGTcctcttgtttattttattaatatgatgttttgtagtgctagggatcacACCCGGGATTTCATacatgttagacaagcactctcccactgagctaatACCCCAGACCCCTTctaacttttaattaattaatccttaaaatgttaatgaaagaaTATAGTAACTAGTGCTAGGAATAGTTATCTTTGCAGCTCATTTATAGCACCACTTGTCAAAGCACATAGCACTtaatcaaatttttctttaataattataattataaaccaTCAAATTATGTTGtgataagaataaaaatagatatataattGTGATGATCCTAATTCAAATAATGACAGTTATAATAAATATGATTAGTAACAAATGTGTAATTATTTGTTCATAAGTTTTATGAGGACTGGAACAGTTACTTTTCATTGCTATATTTTCAATGCCTAGTCTGTAATAGGttcctaaaaaatatttctaaattaataatTACAAGCGAATGAGTGATTGAATGAAATCATCTTACCATCAAGTCTTCCAAAACCATATCTGTAGTTCTCCCACGTTTCATTGAAGTTTTGTGATCCATCTATTCGGTGTTGAATTAAGGTCCATAGACTACCTAAATATAATGAATGAAACTGTATGTTTTTAGGAGATTGATGTTGACagatataaaattatcttttgagTTTGGTTTTAATTGGTGACTTTGTAAGGTAACTTATTAATGTTGTAATGTATGGTAAGTATATGGTAATacactttatattatttattatggtACCAAACATTTAAGTGAAGAGCAACTAATGAATTTTTTCTTGATCAATTTATTGACAGTAGTCACTTCAGATTCTTTTAAAGAGGAAATGGAGaagatttatttaaacaaataaataagacaagCATAAGTAATATATGGTTGTTATTATACATATTCAGCAAAGACTAATACATATTCAGCATGTTTTGTCTTTCGAATAGGTATTTAATAACTTGAACTAACTACTGCCCATTTTCTCCTTAGGCAGGTTTTACCTGATTTAATTTCACAGTAGACATCAAAAGCTTGTGAATTGCTTGGTCTAATGGTATATATGCCACTCATATGTTCACCTCTGTTATAAATGGCGGAACAATCAGCAGGAATGCCTAGAATCAACAAAATGTTGTCATAGAAGATTTAGTAAGAGGAATAtcttttgaacttgagattttaCTTGAAATTTCATGGAATTGTAGTGACTATAGTTTTTTTCAGTAATGTGAATGCTAAGACATTTTTACAGATGGCCGTGTtatacaaagaatataaaaatagtattaccaactgattttatttttaaagtgacaaaatgagaattttaagcatatatcatcatcatcttcatccaACATGGTATGAGTATTAGGTGGCAGAAATACATATGAAACAGTACAGAAACTTAGTTCTTGCTTGGTGAATAGCAGATCATTAGCAGATATATGTGGAGTGAACATGGAAAAAACTAGCCCCATAGACCTTTTTTTTCTAGGtgagttacttaaaaaaaaatgaatgttttgagcctggtgtggtggcatgtgcctataattccagctactgaggaggctgaggctggaggattgtgagtttgagcctagcctgggcaatttagcaagaccctgcctgtctcaaaacaaaacaaaacaaaataaaataccatattGGAGAATATATCATGAATGTATCATTTTGTTGAAGTTTGGATGGGAAGGAAACTTTGTTCCTtgcaacttttgtttttcttatgaaGTTTTTCAAgcaaaaaggaaagtgaaaagaattATTGAAGAAAACACCGTATTCTATCTGTATCCAACTTTTGGTTACATCATGCCATGTATGCtttacacacactcacacacaactACATACACAATCATGTATTTTGTTTGTGCTATTTGAAAGTAGTTTTCAAACATCATGAGTCTTTATCCCTTAAATATTTCAGCATGCATCTCTTAAATGTGAACTCGTTCTTTTTCATAGTTGTAATATCATTATCACATCTAAGAAAATCATTCCATGTTATCTTATATCAAGttcatgttcatatttttctgattatcataAGAATTTCTTGTATAGTGTTAGAAAAACCCAGGAGCCAATTAAGTTGGTGTTTTATATTTGAAGGATATGTCTTCTACTTTCAGTCTAGCTTAGGCCTGAGGCATAGGAATTCTGATCATAATGGCTTCAAGAAGAAAACCCACCAAATGACCTTACCAtcttgttctgtatttttcatttcattcatctgAAAAGGGGGAGTGGTTCTTGGTGCTCTTGATTTGGAAGAAAGAGAATTTTCTGTGGGTTCTTGAATTCCAGTCTTTCTgagctgataaaaaaaaaaaaatatccactTTTCAAAAATGGTACTGAATATATAATTAGGATAAATCTGAAGTAAGGCTATCAAAAGTACAATTTATTTGCATCTTTCAGTTCACAGTGTTATGGCCTTtgatgttaagaaaaataaacagtgcTATCCAGATTGTACAGATTATCTGTtcccaaaatatttattcagacattaatgagttaaaaataaagaaaacaggcaaaataaaacaatagcacCCCCCCAGgcattcataaaaaagaaaaacaaaaacaggaaggacagaatttttgcttaaaatattttaatatatcatctttatttatataaaagataTGCTTAATATTCTATTCATTAACACAGGCAGATTTGAAATTTAATCATTCTCAGTTGTAGGTCTGATTGATTCTCAGATCTGCCAGAAAGACATTACCCATAATTTGAAAAAGGTTGCCTTCTGGataagttggttttttttttttttttttgatattgggaattgaacccaggagttaaccactgaaccacatccccagacttttttttttttttttttaatgtattatttagtgacaggatctcactatgttgcttaaggccttgctaaattgctgaggctggctttgaactcatgatcctcagctgctgagattacaggtgtgtgtcactcactgcacccagctctggaTAGTTTTTGACCTGTATACACATCTGTAGAGGTTGAAAGAtctttgaaagtattttaataaaatattttatttaaagcctGGTTTTGCAATTGATTGCTTTTCTTATTGATGGTGAGAAAAGCAGAATATAGAAtatctttcattattatttgcaGGTTTGGTGGGAGTGGTAATGctgggatcaagcccagggcccttTCTCATTCTAGGCATGTGAACCTgaactgcacccccagccctactATTAAATTTTTGATGCTGGCTAAAATGGCATTTCCTAGAACCTAACTCATAAGAATCTGTTCTAAAATTCAGTAACTGTATGTTTGTCTTTTCTGTTGAGTAAATTGATCTTGAAGTCACCTAACttttttcagttttggttttATAATGTAAGTTTGAGAAGTGAGATGATAAGAGACTTCTTCCAACTCAGaaatttcctttgatttcttaatAAAGAAGTTCTCTTTTATCCATGagatacattttcttatcttctGAGACCCCCAATGAATGCCTGAAATGGCAGATAATACCaaatcttatatatttttctctgtacTTGCAtgcttgtaaaaatatttaatttaaaaattagtcacCGTAGGATATTAATAACTAAGAATAAAACAGATTAATTATTACAGTAGAGTATAATAAAAGTTAGTGAATGTGGCCTTTCTcttgaaagaataaagataaatattaatatttattatttttggactATAGTTTACTAAGAAATGGGGAGGACACTACTGTATATTTAATGTAGagatagaatatatattttgtataatagTGCCATTTTGCTTTTGCAAGTGGGTTAATTGACTTATCATAAAAGATATAACAAATCTAGGAAGTAATATATAATAAGGGAATTATGGATGAAAAGTAGTTGGCAAAAAACTTTTTGGAAAATTAGCATTGCTattaaaatgatgtttatttaattaaaatcagtggtgatatttgttttataagcttgtgaaatattttttttatcagtttctCTGAGTATTGTTTTTTTGAGCTAGTTGAATGGCTTTTGAGTATtactgattaatatttttatactattctCCTTTATATTGAAATGCTTAAATTCTGGACATATCATTTAAATACTTacctgattttctatttctt
This genomic interval carries:
- the Angptl3 gene encoding angiopoietin-related protein 3 — protein: MFTVKLLLFIVPLVISSRIDHANSSLDSTSSEPKSRFAMLDDVKILANGLLQLGHGLKDFVHKTKGQINDIFQKLNIFDQSFYDLSLQTNEIKEEEKELRKTTSKLQVKNEEVKNMSLELNSKLESLLEEKILLQKKVRYLEEQLTNLIQNQPEIQEHPEVTSLKTFVEQQDNSIKDLLQTVEEQYKQLNQQHSQIKEIENQLRKTGIQEPTENSLSSKSRAPRTTPPFQMNEMKNTEQDGIPADCSAIYNRGEHMSGIYTIRPSNSQAFDVYCEIKSGSLWTLIQHRIDGSQNFNETWENYRYGFGRLDGEFWLGLEKIYSIVKKSNYILQIELEDWKDNKHYIEYSFHLGNLETNYTLHLVEIAGNIPKSLPEHKDLMFSTWDHKAKGHFNCPEIYSGGWWWHDVCGENNLNGKYNKPRAKSKPEKRRGICWRSENGRLYSIKSTKMLIHPVDLESFE